The following are encoded together in the Parambassis ranga chromosome 20, fParRan2.1, whole genome shotgun sequence genome:
- the epb41l3a gene encoding band 4.1-like protein 3a isoform X5, producing MMTTEPGEAQPTEAESFPDATAHSTPKQGGEAGQSKSQAQSSLAEDSASNLTTSSRLTRSPVRNPLSFRTMQTRVTLLDGTLFTCTMEKRARGVQLFEKVCEHINLLERDYFALSFRDADNNKNWLDPAKEMKKQVRGVPWNFTFNVKFYPPDPAQLSEDITRYFLCLQLQQDILSGRLPCSFATHTVLGSYTVQSELGDYDPDECGSDYISELHFAPNQTREMEEKIMELHKSYRGMTPAEAEMHFLENVKKLSMYGVDLHHAKDSEGVAIMLGVCSSGLLVYRDRLRINRFSWPKILKISYKRNNFYIKIRPGEFDQFESTIGFKLLNHRAAKRLWKVCVEHHSFFRLVSPEETPKKFLSLGSKFRYSGRTQIQSRRASAQISRPAPQFPRCISKRNLLSRSLDGASGTTHTSPLIGSAAISASPKANGGAHTDMGSQLYGASKPIAVSDLITEVTPERMTEERRAEQVEEVMLVEEEVDKEDVQQHQEEEEEETRATEVSQPSPPTPQKQDTKTELTDTAVDGDLTATESDQDEDLKTQETLGSPEELQKPQSNISFLRRSFLEGGGGEGGMTEWEKRLASSPLRRLDDSPMIEPLEPDETSEKVETVFLLTESQDQDQQMAEQSQEVPVMRKTLTYEAPGSRVDADPGAGLLLSSQTFTAETSNTTTTTHITKTVKGGISETRIEKRIVISGDTEIDHDQALAAALSEARRQHPELSVTRVVVHKETEVSPEHVIE from the exons ATGATGACAACAGAGCCAGGTGAAGCCCAGCCCACAGAGGCGGAGTCTTTCCCTGACGCCACTGCCCATTCCACACCGAAACAG GGAGGGGAGGCAGGGCAGTCCAAGAGCCAAGCTCAGAGCTCATTGGCTGAAGACTCGGCAAGTAACCTGACGACAAGCAGTCGGCTCACTCGCTCTCCAGTTAGAAACCCTTTGAGCTTCAGGACGATGCAGACCAGAGTGACCCTGCTGGATGGGACACTGTTTACCTGCACCATGGAG AAACGAGCTCGAGGTGTACAACTGTTCGAGAAGGTTTGTGAACACATCAACCTGCTGGAGCGAGACTACTTTGCTTTGTCCTTCAGAGACGCTGATAACAACAAG AACTGGTTGGATCCTGCGAAGGAGATGAAGAAGCAGGTCAGAG GTGTTCCCTGGAACTTCACCTTTAATGTGAAGTTTTACCCCCCTGACCCTGCCCAGCTGTCTGAGGACATCACCAG GTACtttctgtgtctgcagctccagcaggacATCCTCTCTGGTCGTCTTCCTTGTTCATTTGCTACGCACACTGTCCTTGGCTCTTACACCGTCCAATCAGAGCTTGGAGACTACGATCCTG ATGAGTGTGGTTCAGATTACATCAGTGAATTGCATTTTGCTCCTAATCAAacgagagagatggaggagaagatCATGGAACTGCATAAATCTTACAG AGGAATGACTCCGGCTGAAGCTGAGATGCACTTCCTGGAAAATGTGAAGAAACTTTCCATGTATGGAGTCGATCTGCATCATgcaaag gactcAGAGGGTGTGGCCATCATGCtgggtgtgtgcagcagtggcCTGCTGGTctacagagacagactgaggatcAATAGATTCTCATGGCCAAAGATCCTGAAGATTTCATACAAAAGGAACAATTTCTACATCAAGATACGACCGGGAGAG TTTGACCAGTTTGAGTCCACTATTGGTTTTAAGCTGCTGAACCACAGAGCTGCTAAGAGACTGTGGAAAGTCTGCGTGGAACATCACTCCTTCTTCAG gctGGTGTCACCAGAAGAGACTCCGAAGAAGTTTCTGTCTCTGGGGTCAAAATTTCGGTACAGCGGTCGGACTCAGATTCAGAGCCGCAGAGCCAGTGCTCAGATATCCAGACCTGCACCACAATTCCCACGATGCATCAGCAAGAGGAACTTGCTGAGCCGCAGTCTGGATGGAG CGTCGgggaccacacacacatcccctcTGATCGGCTCTGCAGCCATCTCAGCATCCCCCAAAGCCAATGGTGGTGCACATACAG atatggGCTCACAGCTGTATGGAGCATCCAAACCCATCGCTGTCAGTGACCTCATCACCGAGGTAACACCTGAAAGGATGACTGAAGAGAGGAGAGCCGAGCAAG TTGAGGAGGTGAtgttggtggaggaggaagtggataAGGAGGAtgtgcagcagcatcaggaggaggaagaagaggagaccaGAGCAACAGAGGTTTCACAACCAAGTCCTCCGACTCCTCAGAAGCAGGACACCAAG ACTGAACTTACTGACACAGCTGTGGACGGAGACCTGACTGCTACTGAG TCGGATCAGGATGAAGATTTGAAAACTCAG GAGACGTTGGGGAGTCCAGAGGAGTTACAGAAACCTCAGAGCAACATCAGCTTCCTGAGACGATCCTTtttggagggaggaggaggagaaggaggaatgACAGAGTGGGAGAAGCGTCTGGCCTCCTCACCGCTCCGACGACTTGACGACTCGCCTATGATTGAACCTCTGGAGCCTGATGAG actTCAGAAAAGGTGGAGACGGTCTTCCTGCTGACAGAGTCACAAGACCAGGACCAGCAAATGGCAGAACAGTCTCAG GAGGTCCCAGTAATGAGGAAGACTCTCACATATGAAGCTCCTGGG AGCCGAGTGGACGCTGATCCAGGTGCCGGTTTGCTGCTAAGCTCCCAGACCTTCACAGCCGAGAcctccaacaccaccaccaccacacacatcaCCAAG ACGGTGAAAGGAGGAATTTCAGAAACCAGAATTGAGAAGAGAATCGTGATTTCTGGAGACACAGAGATCGACCACGACCAG GCCCTGGCAGCAGCGCTCAGCGAGGCGCGACGGCAGCATCCTGAGCTGTCCGTCACCCGAGTTGTCGTCCATAAAGAAACCGAGGTCTCTCCTGAACATGTTATTGAGTAA
- the epb41l3a gene encoding band 4.1-like protein 3a isoform X4 has translation MMTTEPGEAQPTEAESFPDATAHSTPKQGGEAGQSKSQAQSSLAEDSASNLTTSSRLTRSPVRNPLSFRTMQTRVTLLDGTLFTCTMEKRARGVQLFEKVCEHINLLERDYFALSFRDADNNKNWLDPAKEMKKQVRGVPWNFTFNVKFYPPDPAQLSEDITRYFLCLQLQQDILSGRLPCSFATHTVLGSYTVQSELGDYDPDECGSDYISELHFAPNQTREMEEKIMELHKSYRGMTPAEAEMHFLENVKKLSMYGVDLHHAKDSEGVAIMLGVCSSGLLVYRDRLRINRFSWPKILKISYKRNNFYIKIRPGEFDQFESTIGFKLLNHRAAKRLWKVCVEHHSFFRLVSPEETPKKFLSLGSKFRYSGRTQIQSRRASAQISRPAPQFPRCISKRNLLSRSLDGASGTTHTSPLIGSAAISASPKANGGAHTDMGSQLYGASKPIAVSDLITEVTPERMTEERRAEQVEEVMLVEEEVDKEDVQQHQEEEEEETRATEVSQPSPPTPQKQDTKTELTDTAVDGDLTATESDQDEDLKTQETLGSPEELQKPQSNISFLRRSFLEGGGGEGGMTEWEKRLASSPLRRLDDSPMIEPLEPDEPKPTFDEMSPELTALLRSAREQKTFREHNLLKTSEKVETVFLLTESQDQDQQMAEQSQEVPVMRKTLTYEAPGSRVDADPGAGLLLSSQTFTAETSNTTTTTHITKTVKGGISETRIEKRIVISGDTEIDHDQALAAALSEARRQHPELSVTRVVVHKETEVSPEHVIE, from the exons ATGATGACAACAGAGCCAGGTGAAGCCCAGCCCACAGAGGCGGAGTCTTTCCCTGACGCCACTGCCCATTCCACACCGAAACAG GGAGGGGAGGCAGGGCAGTCCAAGAGCCAAGCTCAGAGCTCATTGGCTGAAGACTCGGCAAGTAACCTGACGACAAGCAGTCGGCTCACTCGCTCTCCAGTTAGAAACCCTTTGAGCTTCAGGACGATGCAGACCAGAGTGACCCTGCTGGATGGGACACTGTTTACCTGCACCATGGAG AAACGAGCTCGAGGTGTACAACTGTTCGAGAAGGTTTGTGAACACATCAACCTGCTGGAGCGAGACTACTTTGCTTTGTCCTTCAGAGACGCTGATAACAACAAG AACTGGTTGGATCCTGCGAAGGAGATGAAGAAGCAGGTCAGAG GTGTTCCCTGGAACTTCACCTTTAATGTGAAGTTTTACCCCCCTGACCCTGCCCAGCTGTCTGAGGACATCACCAG GTACtttctgtgtctgcagctccagcaggacATCCTCTCTGGTCGTCTTCCTTGTTCATTTGCTACGCACACTGTCCTTGGCTCTTACACCGTCCAATCAGAGCTTGGAGACTACGATCCTG ATGAGTGTGGTTCAGATTACATCAGTGAATTGCATTTTGCTCCTAATCAAacgagagagatggaggagaagatCATGGAACTGCATAAATCTTACAG AGGAATGACTCCGGCTGAAGCTGAGATGCACTTCCTGGAAAATGTGAAGAAACTTTCCATGTATGGAGTCGATCTGCATCATgcaaag gactcAGAGGGTGTGGCCATCATGCtgggtgtgtgcagcagtggcCTGCTGGTctacagagacagactgaggatcAATAGATTCTCATGGCCAAAGATCCTGAAGATTTCATACAAAAGGAACAATTTCTACATCAAGATACGACCGGGAGAG TTTGACCAGTTTGAGTCCACTATTGGTTTTAAGCTGCTGAACCACAGAGCTGCTAAGAGACTGTGGAAAGTCTGCGTGGAACATCACTCCTTCTTCAG gctGGTGTCACCAGAAGAGACTCCGAAGAAGTTTCTGTCTCTGGGGTCAAAATTTCGGTACAGCGGTCGGACTCAGATTCAGAGCCGCAGAGCCAGTGCTCAGATATCCAGACCTGCACCACAATTCCCACGATGCATCAGCAAGAGGAACTTGCTGAGCCGCAGTCTGGATGGAG CGTCGgggaccacacacacatcccctcTGATCGGCTCTGCAGCCATCTCAGCATCCCCCAAAGCCAATGGTGGTGCACATACAG atatggGCTCACAGCTGTATGGAGCATCCAAACCCATCGCTGTCAGTGACCTCATCACCGAGGTAACACCTGAAAGGATGACTGAAGAGAGGAGAGCCGAGCAAG TTGAGGAGGTGAtgttggtggaggaggaagtggataAGGAGGAtgtgcagcagcatcaggaggaggaagaagaggagaccaGAGCAACAGAGGTTTCACAACCAAGTCCTCCGACTCCTCAGAAGCAGGACACCAAG ACTGAACTTACTGACACAGCTGTGGACGGAGACCTGACTGCTACTGAG TCGGATCAGGATGAAGATTTGAAAACTCAG GAGACGTTGGGGAGTCCAGAGGAGTTACAGAAACCTCAGAGCAACATCAGCTTCCTGAGACGATCCTTtttggagggaggaggaggagaaggaggaatgACAGAGTGGGAGAAGCGTCTGGCCTCCTCACCGCTCCGACGACTTGACGACTCGCCTATGATTGAACCTCTGGAGCCTGATGAG ccTAAACCTACTTTTGATGAAATGTCTCCTGAGCTGACCGCTTTGTTGAGGTCGGCAAGAGAACAAAAAACTTTCAGAGAACACAACCTCTTGAAG actTCAGAAAAGGTGGAGACGGTCTTCCTGCTGACAGAGTCACAAGACCAGGACCAGCAAATGGCAGAACAGTCTCAG GAGGTCCCAGTAATGAGGAAGACTCTCACATATGAAGCTCCTGGG AGCCGAGTGGACGCTGATCCAGGTGCCGGTTTGCTGCTAAGCTCCCAGACCTTCACAGCCGAGAcctccaacaccaccaccaccacacacatcaCCAAG ACGGTGAAAGGAGGAATTTCAGAAACCAGAATTGAGAAGAGAATCGTGATTTCTGGAGACACAGAGATCGACCACGACCAG GCCCTGGCAGCAGCGCTCAGCGAGGCGCGACGGCAGCATCCTGAGCTGTCCGTCACCCGAGTTGTCGTCCATAAAGAAACCGAGGTCTCTCCTGAACATGTTATTGAGTAA